Sequence from the Plasmodium yoelii strain 17X genome assembly, chromosome: 10 genome:
tttttgtattttacatttgattaaaattagtaataataaaagttgTTTTATGCTCCTTAATTTATTGCcataaggtataataatagattgatcactattcatttttaaactttatattttgaggtataaataaataatattttaaaagatttaaaaaatagaatataagtatattaataaaatttcgaattatattttgttataataattataaataatatgatagatataatacgttattataatatgcctatacatataatttaataaaatactctatcaataattaatattgaaatattgttttattgtggaaccttcatataattaagtattaattttatcgaaaagacacataataatgcattataaaggtatcaatgattatatttttgttaaagattcaatttGGGAAATgtgattttatattataaaaatttggatccatggagaaaattataacgacttaattcatgttaaatgtcattttattattccatattaactcttattatattattagtttttattgaataatcattttttaatctaAAACAATACATtaccatataattaataaaatatagaatttttaataaattatttgaatgtatatacattgataactataacaataaaatatataagataaaaatgaacaattcagaatatttagtaaatatttatttaaatttatatattaaaagagcaatatatcttatctctctcctcttaaaggtaatataacaacctaattaaacatagttttctattatactttaaaatatgcatcaatacttatttatatgttaatatttaatatttactatgtattattttaaaaataatatacattcaaaggcttatttaagcttataaatactggttcagtgctaattgttgttttagaGAGTGGAAATTATgcgtaaaaaatattataaaattacccaatagaGAATACTTCTAAATTGGAACAtgtagaaataaatataaagttatttaacgcattaaaattattttttaatttatctatattaaataaaaataatataaatttatataatttgtatagaAAATGGAGCATGTAactaaatttgaaaatgctattattttagaaaaaactataatatatattaaaagaaataagtatatactttaaagattctaataataactttcttaattttttatatttgtacaGTATTTGAGTTTTATGACGTTGTTTGTGttttatattaaagcatatgtataaatatatattttttaaattcattataaaagtatattaatttttataataaagttataccaaatgttagtaagaatagtattttttctataaaatgcatcatatatacatatggaaAAGTGTGTAagcaaccctctatttaagataatttagctaaatgtcataaaatatgtataatattttagtaatactaatgtattattattttatatgaagttaaaattaagaataatatgtcTAACGAAAGATAACTGCTATGTAAAGATCTTGAGTAGATATACCATATATTctatgcaatatatataaacaatatcACCCCGCATAATCTCCAAATTATAACggaatttcattataatggctTCTAAAGTGGTATATATtctttttcttatattattcgtATGTTGTATtactataaattatattaattttaattatagtaccatttatgttaatacatttttttgtttaattcgtaaaatatattcgtagtGTGAATCAATTAATGAGATCGATGAATATTTTGATGACGATCCGAACAAATcagaagaaaatatttatgagaATTTATTAAATGCGTATTTTCCTAATAATAAATGTAGTATCGATGAAGAAAAGATTGTCACTggttttataatattactaaaaatgctTGATGAGGAAAGTTTCGAAAGTGATCAAATTGTTGAATACGCTAGTTTATGGTTAAGTCATaaactaaatcaaaaaacaCATAATGGAACCACCAAATTATacgatttttatactaaCCATATAGAAACAAATAATTGTTATAAGGGGAATATATCTACTGATAGTGGTGAGCATATTAATACGGGTGTTatagaagaaaaaataagatCGATGAATAtggatattaaagatatatctaatttttatgatgcatttaagtcattatgtaacatgtataGTGAACGTGATGTAATCACCGAATGCAAGACATGTTTAGAAAATGCTGgagaattttttgaaaaatgtgaaatagttaaaaatgtttttgatATTACTAAAGGAAGTTCTTATTTACAACTATGGATAagtttatcaaatgattataaagAATTTGAAAGTAATTATAATACTAATTGGTGTGGTAATGTCCCATCAGTTATAGCTTGTCCACGAAATtcaatcataaaaaatacactaattacaattgcaattatatttgttgcagcatcaattttattgggaatttcttataaggtaaataataaggaatttaaaaattattttgattatatatgcaaattttaataaataaatcatttacttcttaacattttatattagtattcgttatttggatttcggaaacgatctcaaaaacaacatttaagagaaaagctaaaaaaataaagaagaaactgatcattaatatattattcgaagATTAGTGATTATTCCAGGAATACTAATAAtggttgatatattttaagaaattgtctatttcgaagtaatttttgcataatttttatatagtttttatgttgtggaacccataatggggttagggctaagtattatatttttatttaattttttataattcgaacactaattaaatatacgtatcattccgtatgtttaatcacaagATGATGTTCAAAATATATACCTCCAAAATGGGTACTGCCATTATTATGAAAGGAgttacataatatatttataagttataatatatataattgagtatTCAtgtcgatttaatatgattaaaataaaatgtctatattgcatatattaatatagatatttgatatatcataattgtcaattatataaaacatgtTAATCTGtgattatattgaattatgtataacataatatgtttctttatttaatgaaaattttatttagtaaaacgtATTATTtgcatcatatttattttaatttaaatcatgttattcaactgaactgtaataatagataaacataaaatatagattcataaatatcgatcgagaatcgacaatataacataatctataaattattgttatgtttctaacattttttgaagttgtaattgtagttaatattatcttcttgtattaatagaagttgcttcatacgctttaatttatttataataaaggtataatagtagattaatcactattaatttttaaactttaaattttgaggtataaatatattatattttaaaatagttaaaaaataaaatataaatatattaataaagtttaatattatagat
This genomic interval carries:
- a CDS encoding PIR protein, with the protein product MASKVCESINEIDEYFDDDPNKSEENIYENLLNAYFPNNKCSIDEEKIVTGFIILLKMLDEESFESDQIVEYASLWLSHKLNQKTHNGTTKLYDFYTNHIETNNCYKGNISTDSGEHINTGVIEEKIRSMNMDIKDISNFYDAFKSLCNMYSERDVITECKTCLENAGEFFEKCEIVKNVFDITKGSSYLQLWISLSNDYKEFESNYNTNWCGNVPSVIACPRNSIIKNTLITIAIIFVAASILLGISYKYSLFGFRKRSQKQHLREKLKK